CGAGTCCGTAACTGTAGGGCCTATTGCTTAAACGAGAGTTCTTGAAGCAACTGCGAGGTGTGACAGGGTTGACGTAGCAATCAAGTCACAGTTATCTCTCTCTCGCACCGCATAACCACCTCAGGACCGTTATGCTTTCACAGTCACTCACGAACCACAAACAAACATGAGGAGGCGCAACTTGCGCGCTAGATCGTACAGCAGCTAGAAGTTCTCGAGGCGAGCTGATACTCACCGGAGCAACAATCTTGCCGGTCTGACCGATCTGCAGGTCGTTGGGCACGAAGCCCGCGTCGACGGCGGCGCGGGAGGCGCCCACGGCCGCGTTCAGCTTGTCCGCTAGATCGTACAGCAGCTTGAAGTTCTCCCCTGACTTAAGGCCGCgacctacaaaataaataatgtttaaaaaagaCTGCGGCCGTAACAGGGAGGGGCAAGACAAGCaacaaaaagaaagaaagaagagtCAAGACTTTGGAGgtctttagtttagtttagttttagtttttgtttattaagcacacaatacagataattacaataataatacaataaagccatgaaaaaaaaaaactagccactcTCCAAAAAAAGTGGGTACATATGCAGTCAATAAGATAGTGGATGTGTCGCCTAGAACTAAGCCTTTGCCAAGAGGCAGACGGTGcaagaaaacatcatgaggaaacttgcatgcctgagagtgtaccataatgttttcaaaggtgtgtgaggtctgccaatccaaATTTGGATGATCTTTGTTACTAAACGAAAATTGCATAAAAAATTTACTATTGtttattgacattaaaaaataacttctaTTTATTGAGGTAAAAAATTTAACTTAGTTCATTATTGTTTAATTATATTGCACTCCTTACTATCTGATTGCACATGTTGAGTCATATCTTATTCTCTTCTATTTTCTATAACCAAAAACATGTTCAGTTAATTTGAGACTATGATTTTAAGCACATAATGGAGAACTTAGCAATTAATACAAGACAGTTATTGATGAGAATAAACTTACCTCCAGAGACAATGTTTTTGGCACTAGTAAGCTCTGGTCGGTCAGACTTTGTGAGTTCCTGTGACACCCACTCCACTAAGTCAGTCTTATAGCTGCCATCTGGAGCCTTCTCCACAGCCCCTGAACCTCCTTCTAGAGGCTCGGGAGGGAATGCGGTGCCTCTCACTGTGATTACTTTAATACCGTCCTTGGCCTCCAAAGTCAGAATTGCATTACCTGCAAGATAATGCTACATTATGGATTTAAACTTAacatcatacctacctatattttgtgctttgtatgtgtttttctgtgctaattttgtggtgtacaaatGTGGTGTAATTATAATAGGGATGGtgcctactagtcaaatcagcgacatAGAAATGACgtcatattatatatatttgatTTGATGTAGCACAtactttttagttaaattgataatttaaaatagttagcaaACTCGAAACTAACAGTGTACATGgatttggaagaccctctatttaataattactaaaaagtaagttatttttgacataggcaccaTCCCAATTACATAGTAACATAAGATTTGATTTGCATAATCTACAAGGATAgaaagtatattaaaataaaatcttatgtCATACATCTGCATTTGTTTGATCAATGATGAAACAATGATGAACTACTATTAACTAATGAAATAATCTAAGAATtccaacaataataattattatcatattgtAAACAACAGTGATAAGCCTAAATTTTTGACCTCAAGTTAATCTTTTGTGATGTGGTCAGCTTAATGTGATGAGAAGTAACCCTAACACACTACCTAGCTCATTATGTATAAATGTAGTTTAGATCTCATTTGATTATTGAGtattaatcaatcaatttcgatgaaattttgtagattcATATAAGGATTAATCTTAAAAGCCAGTGTAACTTTGACACTAAACAATTTTAGAGGAATCAGACTTTGTTTTACAATATTTAGAGATGAACACAATGCATATTGCATTAACACAAAAATGTGTTTAGAAATTTGCAAAAAACCTTTCattgattattatgatttactATACTTAGAATATAATTAGTTTGAAAAATTTggattaattaatatcaaagtTATAACTTATGGATTATTAAGATTCCCCAACTAACTTGATTGTAACCAATAtcccagtcagtcagtttaatACCAAGCATGTCACAAATCAAAAACATTACCTGCATAGATAGTTCTGATAAAAGTGTTAGCATCTTTCACACCAATGATGTCAGTTATTGGTGATACATCGAGCTTGGCGGCCACTCTAGGAAGTAAAGCCTTGCCAAATGCAGTTGCAGGTGCCAAGATATGTGTGAAATTGAATTGTTTCTGGGTCGCTAGCACTAGAGGTGTCAGAGCTTCCGCTGTGAACCCTTTGAAGGCATCACTCTCAGCAACTAGCACCTTTGAAACTCCACCTGCTTTTGAAATAGCTTCTGCAGCCTAAAAGTAAACAGAAATTTTCAAGAACCATTTGGAAAAATATAATCTACACAGGTCAATAGTTATTTGAAACTGATAGCTGATGCTCACAATTTTGTATGtatgaatttagtttttaaaaaagttATCGACTTTCCAcgataaaaagttttttttttcagctatCTCTGACTAAATTTTGTCAAGCTGGGCTCAGTGCTTGAACTGTGAATATGTAACACACAGACGGacattaagaaattataataaattatattagttaTGGATGAATGTTACTTACTGGTCCACATTTTGTACCAGCGACAAGAACTGAAACTTGTCCGCCGATTTTCTTCGCCGCACTAAGAGTATTTTGCGTTACTGGCGTTAAAGCTGCATTATTGTGCTCTGCTATGACCAATGTACTTTGTAATCGCCGTAACTAGAATGCAGAATTTATAGTTAAGTCCTTGTTAAGTCTCACAGTAGAAGGGTAATTTTTAAAAGGCAATTATAAGTTTTTAGCGCTTTACAAACCTGCGAAGACAAAAACAAATTCTTCGTACACGGCGAAAACATTGTTAatttatcttaaaactaattcaaATTGAGTGCAAGTATTTACAGTATAACTTTTCAAAAAGGTTAATAATCATCCAAAGTCCACGGaaagttatctttttttttttttttttttttaattgggaAAGTTATcaccaaagaccttacactacTAACGTTATCACATCACAAAAaccacagagtaggtactagATCGGAGCAAGAGTAATGGCAAGGAACATACTACTCTCTAACGAGAGTAATGGTTTGTCACTGTTCCAACTGCCAAGtgccatggacgtattataactatggaccgataataaactgaaaatgcgtgtcaattatttttgtgtgcgtaagtcattttgtcactgtgtgcaccatctagggctgggacggcgaatttgggtatatcgataccacatcaaaattaattttctatgttactacgacggactacgtgcaatatatacttatccatactaatattataaatacgaaagtgtatctcagtctgtctgttagcttttcacggcccagtagtttaaccgattttgatgaaatttggtacagagttagtttacactCTAAgagtgggcataggctacttttatcccgaaaaaatcaaagagttcccatgggattcttaaaagcccatccgttgtaccgatttgtatgtacagagatagcttacgttctggaaattgacaactttttacttcagaaaattaaagattactcacgggatttttaaaaacctaaatccacgcggacgattaaatattcagtaaaaacaaaagtaaaatgaaacacttttcaaataatttaaatcaatttattacgtattattactattaacgtagacatattttatgtacttgcaatgttattttttgagaCGGAAAGTTTCTGGCagcattgaatattaattatttacaatcttctgtaaaatatacatacataaaatctaCACTCAGAtgttttaattatgtaccttTAGCAGCTGATACCTGTAAATTGGccatttctcagaaaataagtaaatacgttCTGGTGCTtctgggatcttgctctattataaaatagaaaGCTCTTTAAACGTCaagaattctaggtcaacaaaatTTTATAGAGCTAGACATTGAACCGACTGACAAGACTCTTCGAAATGTTTGGAGCATAGACGAGAATATTCCTTTGGCTCCCAGTTTTTTCGTTTTATGGCCCTGAGCCACGCAGTTCTAAATACAGGACATTTTGGAAATCTACAAAAGTATGCAAATGTTATTAAaacgataaaagacaaatttgattttatcgataaagtgtgTACACATCACTAAAAACGAAGCCTAAAATAatgcataaattaatattagattACGCTATAAAACGTGGTTTTTGTCAGTATTACACGAGATAATTAcacttataacatgtaaatctttaatttttagtgattttcggaataaaaatcgcggttggtatcgatgaaatagttattaaagacttacctatgaaaaggcaattcaggaacttggacgcctcctttcttatatctggaggcacaaaacacagcgtcacacatttggtttttagtttttatcttaattttaacccagacttttgtgatttttaaaattttataaaaacgctgcatcaaatcccaatgttttgtctccaaatgctgacaactactgtcgccagttacacatacagtgcgttgttgccagacttatatgagctatcgcttttacccgaacggaggttccctgaaatagaccgagataacaatatctagttgacaaatggatgtacaagagcggcaacaacctatgactacctctaatgtttatatactatctctatgccaagTGCCAAGTTGATTGAACTATGTGCCATGCCACGAATTTCCTTGAATTTCATACATGACATAAATCacgaaaaaattgtaagtctatgTAAAtcaccacagttttacgatctaaTATAACAGACTGTGCCTAAACCTTCCTATTATATCTACGGAAAGGATGTAAAGAGCACTTCTAAGGCTTTTACCACCTTGACCAAGTATAGCAAAACTAACAGATGCTTGCGACTTACTCTACGTGgattgagatttttaaaaatcccgtgggagctctttcaatttccgggatataaagtagcctgttACTCTTCGTCCATTCACTCAATCTGAATAATCTGCAGTCAGACTTCGAAAGCTTCAAAAAACTAGAACCCAGAGCTGTAAAAGACCAAAAGCCTTAAAAgccagttaaataaaaaaagtcagacgtcatttatttttattctttatctGAGTTTTTATTATTGACTGCCATAGAGTAGGATTTGACGTCTTGATATGTTGATTGACTGATTGTCTGTCATTGATGTCATTGGCttactaatttttataaattgctATTTTTTTCTAGCTATTTCCGTTTTTCAgttttgctttaattttattttaaatagagTTCGTTTGAATTAAGTTTTACTAATATTTGAGTCGTGTTTGAAAAGCTGTTATTAAATTTCATAATGGCATCGTTACCAATCGTGTCTATTACACGTCGAGAAACTTTCAGCTCCTGCCACAGGCTGCATAGGTaaattaatccaataggtagtGAATTTCACATTTACACTTAATATTGGTTATGTGGGTCATTACAACATTAAGATTTTGTCATTAAGCATagccataaaataaaaacgtgcTAAAATGTATCCGCTTGACTCTTCCTAACCCTTTGTTTAGAATAGATAAAAATGTATGCTATGATAaggttatcaatttttaaatagTCCCTTATTTCCTAATATTAATGTCTAATTTTTTTCTTGCAGTCCATTTCTTAGTGATGAagacaataaaaaattatttggtAAATGCAATAATCCAAATGGGCATGGACACAACTATGTTGgtaagaaaattatattttcaatgATATTGGTCAAATAATCACTTAAATATTTTGACTGATCATGAAGATTGGACAGATGGCAATTCATTCTTCATGTAAAAATTACGTTAGAACTGCTGTTCAAAGAAAGAATACATAATCGATTTATGCAATAGGTATTAGGTTTTGGGTATTTTCAGAATAAGGGAAAAGGGTTCACTCACTCAAGGGATAGATTGCCTATGAGCTTCTTGTTGACATAGACATAGCTAAAAAGAGCAAATTATTCTTCGTGTATTGTTCGGATTACTGGATAGTATTGAAGAATTCATtatgaattttttcaaaaatagtgTCTTGTAGTTTAATAATGTAATTGTTTTTAGTTCTGGTGACAGTAAAAGGGCCAGTAGATCCCCAAACTGGGATGGTGATGAATGTACATGATCTCAAACAGTACATGCAGCAAGCTATTATGGACCCCCTTGATCACAAAAACTTGGACCAAGACGTGCCATACTTTAAAGCTGTGGTAAGTTAATAAATGGTttgatatcatcatcatcaaccattagatgtccaccgctggacataggtctcttataggAGCTTCCACACACCACAATCTTATGCTGCAAGAATCCAGCTGCTTTCTGCTACTCGACTGATGTTAAAGACTAAAGATTGAACATTGGatacttatattatacctaaactTTGAGTGGTTATTGAGAAAACTAATCACATTTTAAATGCTTTTAAATTATGGtaattatcaaataaaataaaaaagtcatTAGTGGCGCGCAAAAgtattatgaaattttaatctTTATTCTTGCCCTTCACCTATTATTGGACTGATTTAGACAAAATGGTTTGGCACATTGTTGGATTTTAATACTGATCCATCTTTGATTAATGAAATAGTGGATTTGAAATGgcataaaataagtaaatatgatATCTGCCAACCACACTTTGCCAGCTTGGTGGATTATAGccgaacccttctcatactaatagacccgtactctgtagtgcgccggcgatggtggatcgtgatgatgatgaaataaaataagtaattttttcaCTGTCCTCAGGTAAGCACAACAGAGAACTTAGCAATATTTATTTGGGATcaacttcaaaaaattatggaCAAGCCACAGTTGCTACATGAAGTTAAAATATTAGAAACTGAGAAGAACCATGTAGTGTATCGAGGTGGCTCTACGTATCCTAGGAAGAAATTTAATTCGGCAGCACTACATTCTAACCACCATGATGTTTCTTCAGATTCTGATTAGATTTTGACAAATAAATGTTCCTTGAATTTAAGATAAAtgaaatattcaaatattttgtacatttCATATTGCtgcttttgtttagctacattccattcttatatttttaatgtttattattaagttttaaaatGGAATGTACCCATGATGACTACTAATAagttaaatagaaaataatatgtaatatttatagagtaattttacaatttatccACTGAAATCTCGTATTGATTATGTACTTAAGATAACTTAAGGTCATGACTGctgctatatttttttattgataagaCCCAAATACTTGCTTGTATAATGTTACACAaacgaaataaataatatttccaTAATctgttttttatattgaattaaaaatattgcaataatAGAGCTTTATTTGCTgtgttcatttgaatattaagcaaccaaagtccatgaaattttgcagacatattctagaaactaatatctgtgtctgtggtgttttagatttttctaaaaatatgtagttttaaaattacaggggctcaaagatttgtatgaaattttttaagaccgcgtaactttgaaaccgaatattttaacagaaatctggaaaaccacagacatagatattagtttctagaatatgtctgcaaaatttcatggactttggttgcttaatattcaaatgaaattggaactacgtttgtatgaaacgagtgacggagagagccctcataatttttttttctatgacaAGTTTAAGTCCTCGATTGCAATCTGACTTGGTAAGTACAGGCTTAAGATGGATATGGGCTAACCTGgaggcagttttattaaaccacTAATCGCATTCTAGATGGCATCATAACCAGACCAGAAGGTTAAATCACTTGACGGCCTGCATCTGCAGGTTAGGTGGGAATTGAGAACTAGCCATAGATAGTAGATACACTAATACGGAATACCTAAACCAGCCACTACACCACCAGGGAGGTTGTTAGGGTCTagggtattaaaaataaaaaaattaaaacaagttgTAAAGATAatcatgggattttaaaaataaaagtgccAATTCAAACTCAAGCCTTTATTCAccaaattaagtatttaaatttttacataGGTCGCTACATTGCAAAttagaatacaaaaaaaaaccattattttTACTACCACATGTAGACAGTTAatagttaatattatttttattttgtaatatataccacaaataatattaagaattattattagcaaCACAGACAAAATATCTTTTCTGAATAGAAAACTGAAATTACCTACTCAAAAAGTATAGTAATTCATATTTCAGTGAAATCAACtaacatttattttgtatacaTGCTTGagctttttattattagtagcgttttacctgaaaataaaacgcatattaaaatacttacctcactggaagctttatattgagagtagcatttccgtttccgtcgatttcatgccagttttcgtacttttattgatgtcatatccggttttgtggcgccacctggcggggtcgcgctcaaagttttcgtaaattgctcagcgcggcgatggcttcattggctcaatatcaccaggcaggaattactgaaagcttccagtgaggtaagtattttaatatgcgttttattttcaggtaaaacgctactattaaataacttgaccgtaactggaagctttatattgagaccctgtttgttttcgcctggtgacgccacataatagatattagaatTCTACGCCAATGTGATAACATTTGTACCCTAATGAGTACTTATATGATTTTATGTTCCTTTtccataaacaaaattttgtttatttgaatacaaaatcaataaagaaaagaattttaactatcagtcatagaactgaagaatagttagttgagcgataccacctggactaagtacattgccttcaatcactttacatttagaaaaattttgaaatgtatTAGCTGACTGCTAATTTTCATGGGCCATCTCATCATAAGAATGATTTTCCCTGAGTTGAGTGTATGCTACTAGAAGTAGCAGATATGCTTGCTtctttcaaaaaggtttttacccagtctgctatacctactgtacgagaggcacgtttaatccgttaaccattataaaatatagagcattatattttgtagcatatcatactctgtcgttcaataattaattaccaattacacatataaatccaaaaagagggtaaagatacccgttatgactattcctattacaggcaatttctgattggttgtctatttcagattttgagccgaacttagggcaaatgtcagattttaattttataatcatcaaattttattaaatacacatcattcgttctaaggtacgattttgatgcaatatgaagttatctgaatagtaagcagtaataaaaacgcagatattacaaatgattagttaagtaataagttattattagcaccccaaacgggtggatttcaaatctttctgaagaaatcgattttaaaacatgcttgGATATGAATACATCATTGAGTGAATttgcttttattcattaatatagcacatataaaacacgcgcattaacaaacattacttgacttttatttcatacatccaataacagatccaattacagattcgtgtaagaggactgaaaattctaaattttgtcatttatattatgtgccaaaactggtgctaattgtgatactttaggttcgtatcaatatttttctttaaagaccatgaagatcaacgttttcaagcttattcaatagtttcaagatagatttccgcttgaaactaagcagtgatttactgcttaggttttatgtgtctaaagtataggaccactcattatttctagacttcttaagacaatgacagacccattgcgagtcaatgaggctctgttttatataaacggtcgaggcccgccaaacactttcgatcggagtaaattatataaactaaatcaactattcaaaaaatattccttttgaccaattgagatgggtcaagagtcaagacgaagaattgaaaataatggcgtaaaccaactatgccaatggaaactttcatgagatacagcatcaTGAAACAGGACTTGATGGTCCATCAAATCTAAGAGTGCATAGTTGTGTGCTTCGAATGATTTCTCCGAGGTGAATAGATCGACCTCCAGGATTACccactttgcaaatattatttcctcacaagctcgtattgccactctgggaggttggctatgacattagatacaaattatttacatgattactatacataccggatataatattgtatgctatggtgtatttgtcaagccataattccagtatctggaatgttttattcaataaggataacaacatccttaaaccttgtaaatatgctttattaacaaatgaatgaatgaaagaatgaacatcattcctctttttcttagtaaatgagAGAGTAACGTCTCGTCGTTACTTCGAATGAGACTTGAACTAAGGCGTAAGAAGTGAGCCTTCTTGAAGCTTCTGAAGGGTAAATTAGACTATCATTTTGATAAGAGTAAAGCATTTGTTCCTTTCCTGTCAAAGAGCATGATAGATGAAGCATCTGTTACTAGAACATGAACTAGTGGAGGTAGCTAATATTTCTCCTTTagcccttataatttatttatcgcatctgccagcttggagtgcagcgtggagatcgccacttgatggatagacgacatttaacgagtcgcagggatccgctggattcatgcagtgtaatcacgtggcatgtggtagtctctttatgagacctatgtccagctgtggacgtctaacgaatgataatagtgatctaccagtattggatagatcttggattatccagcggacattggtttgttaactagcgtttctaactgttcttacatccaacagccctctttggaggcattttctagggtctccatagtatttctaaatagttagactcactcttttgtggtcaaagaaccaattctcaaattttaaacaaaaacagtaagttcaactgtagtagatattaacttaatgcatgta
This genomic stretch from Maniola jurtina chromosome 2, ilManJurt1.1, whole genome shotgun sequence harbors:
- the LOC123871690 gene encoding electron transfer flavoprotein subunit alpha, mitochondrial encodes the protein MFSPCTKNLFLSSQLRRLQSTLVIAEHNNAALTPVTQNTLSAAKKIGGQVSVLVAGTKCGPAAEAISKAGGVSKVLVAESDAFKGFTAEALTPLVLATQKQFNFTHILAPATAFGKALLPRVAAKLDVSPITDIIGVKDANTFIRTIYAGNAILTLEAKDGIKVITVRGTAFPPEPLEGGSGAVEKAPDGSYKTDLVEWVSQELTKSDRPELTSAKNIVSGGRGLKSGENFKLLYDLADKLNAAVGASRAAVDAGFVPNDLQIGQTGKIVAPDLYIAVGISGAIQHLAGMKDSKTIVAINKDPEAPIFQVSDLGLVADLFKAVPELTSKL
- the LOC123877949 gene encoding 6-pyruvoyl tetrahydrobiopterin synthase, whose product is MASLPIVSITRRETFSSCHRLHSPFLSDEDNKKLFGKCNNPNGHGHNYVVLVTVKGPVDPQTGMVMNVHDLKQYMQQAIMDPLDHKNLDQDVPYFKAVVSTTENLAIFIWDQLQKIMDKPQLLHEVKILETEKNHVVYRGGSTYPRKKFNSAALHSNHHDVSSDSD